The following coding sequences lie in one Apium graveolens cultivar Ventura chromosome 1, ASM990537v1, whole genome shotgun sequence genomic window:
- the LOC141708293 gene encoding uncharacterized protein LOC141708293 produces MYEGRDGKVASLFMPGEKKWNTTLVRQNFVQEDADAILETRIPQRDVADQVVWVHSSNGAYTAKRAYHFWYESNIGLHATPSCVGWKRIWHLNIPHKIKVFVWRYCRNVVPVRWRLNSRGIRIPITCPMCETDVEHMIHLFYDYSFATECWNHVGLTYDWSQVECAHGWLLQKLTDAKAEELLKICMVLWGIWYWKNKKVWDGKVVTAAFAMDSSFQILAQ; encoded by the coding sequence ATGTATGAAGGTAGAGATGGGAAAGTGGCTTCTCTGTTCATGCCAGGTGAAAAGAAATGGAACACGACTTTAGTCAGACAAAATTTTGTTCAAGAAGATGCTGATGCAATTCTTGAAACTCGTATCCCTCAACGAGATGTGGCTGATCAAGTAGTTTGGGTTCATTCGAGTAATGGTGCTTATACGGCAAAAAGAGCTTATCACTTTTGGTATGAATCAAATATTGGTTTGCATGCTACTCCCTCATGTGTAGGTTGGAAGAGAATTTGGCATCTAAATATCCCGCATAAAATTAAAGTTTTTGTGTGGCGATATTGTAGGAATGTTGTCCCAGTTCGATGGAGATTAAACTCTAGAGGAATTCGAATTCCTATTACTTGTCCTATGTGTGAAACTGATGTAGAACATATGATACATTTGTTTTATGACTACAGTTTTGCTACTGAATGCTGGAATCACGTGGGGCTAACTTATGATTGGAGTCAAGTGGAGTGTGCTCATGGGTGGCTGCTGCAGAAACTTACTGATGCTAAGGCTGAGGAGCTTTTGAAAATTTGTATGGTTTTATGGGGCATTTGGTACTGGAAAAATAAAAAGGTATGGGATGGCAAAGTAGTCACAGCTGCTTTTGCTATGGATAGTAGCTTCCAGATTTTAGCACAATGA
- the LOC141721225 gene encoding serine/threonine protein phosphatase 2A 57 kDa regulatory subunit B' alpha isoform-like produces the protein MGAQRKSPSVSRTKNSITLQYLFDLDSRSNVGSKLLANDNSASRSSTDSEDEEIMSVISYCTITYSFDDPSEVASHFDLKRLKLIQLLSIIKTLKKPLEDQILQPLFQMLSSNLFRPLPPPCNTSITSILPDDDDLVATSTAAWPHLQLIYDILLRLIISMEAKDLQDFIDQSFITNLLYLFQSEDPRERESLKNVYHRIYSKFTFYRALMRKGMNDVFLYYVFETDDRCHWGIGDLLEIWGSIINGFTVPLKEEHKLFLKRVLIPLHKPTSMQAYHRQLSYCVSQFVQKEPVLGGIAIRGILKFWPVTNCQKEVLLIGELEELVEYIDPGQYRKFALPICSKITKCSNSRNSQVAERALYVWNNEEMLKMASQAMDDVFPVLVQGIENNLKTHWSKGVHQLTENVKVMLEEIEPSLYKKCLQKLKLQNTAAQLEEKRRKKEWDRIESAASRNEVLQQQLHTSD, from the exons ATGGGAGCTCAAAGGAAGAGCCCCAGTGTCTCTCGGACGAAGAATTCCATCACTCTTCAATACCTTTTTGATCTTGATTCAAGAAGCAATGTTGGAAGTAAGCTTTTGGCTAATGACAACAGCGCAAGCAGATCGTCTACTGACtctgaagatgaagaaatcatGTCTGTAATCTCCTACTGCACTATTACTTATTCGTTCGATGATCCTTCTGAAGTAGCTTCTCATTTTGATCTCAAGCGCCTCAAACTCATCCAGCTCCTCTCAATCATAAAAACCTTGAAGAAACCACTAGAAGATCAAATCCTGCAACCTCTATTTCAAATGCTGTCTTCCAACCTTTTCCGGCCACTCCCTCCGCCCTGTAACACCTCCATAACCTCCATATTACCTGATGACGATGATCTTGTTGCTACTTCTACAGCCGCATGGCCACATCTGCAACTCATTTACGATATCCTTCTCCGCTTAATTATAAGCATGGAGGCAAAGGACCTTCAAGATTTTATTGACCAGTCCTTTATTACAAATCTGCTTTACCTCTTCCAATCAGAAGACCCAAGAGAACGGGAGAGCTTAAAGAATGTGTACCATAGAATTTATTCCAAGTTCACTTTTTACAGAGCTCTCATGAGGAAGGGTATGAATGACGTATTCTTGTACTATGTTTTTGAGACAGATGACCGGTGCCATTGGGGTATCGGAGATCTTCTTGAGATATGGGGAAGCATCATAAATGGTTTTACTGTTCCATTGAAGGAAGAACATAAGCTTTTTTTAAAGAGGGTTCTTATTCCTCTTCACAAGCCAACAAGTATGCAGGCATATCATCGGCAATTATCTTATTGTGTATCACAGTTTGTGCAGAAGGAGCCTGTTCTTGGTGGAATTGCTATTCGAGGAATTTTGAAATTTTGGCCAGTCACTAATTGCCAGAAGGAAGTTCTGCTTATCGGTGAACTGGAAGAACTCGTAGAATATATTGATCCTGGTCAGTACCGTAAATTTGCCTTACCTATCTGTAGCAAGATAACCAAGTGCTCCAACAGCCGTAACTCACAG GTTGCAGAGCGAGCACTTTACGTGTGGAATAATGAGGAAATGCTGAAGATGGCATCACAAGCAATGGATGATGTTTTCCCTGTGTTGGTTCAAGGGATAGAAAACAACCTAAAGACTCACTGGAGCAAGGGTGTGCACCAACTTACTGAAAATGTAAAGGTAATGCTGGAAGAAATCGAACCTAGTCTATACAAAAAATGCCTCCAAAAACTCAAACTTCAGAATACAGCTGCTCAACTTGAAGAAAAGAGAAGGAAAAAGGAGTGGGATAGAATAGAATCTGCAGCATCCAGAAATGAGGTCTTGCAGCAGCAACTTCATACCTCTGATTGA
- the LOC141668323 gene encoding E3 ubiquitin-protein ligase UPL3-like has translation METRSRKRAEATSSAPSSSSSGLVTRKRVRLSTSSSTNANSPVTPALSSRGLKMAEASGSGSRGGRRGKNQDKDSLSKGKEKAKEKEHQVRIRERNRESRDAERGLGLNMESTGNGGDGDEDEDDHDSESDAGMLHHNLTSASSALQGLLRKLGAGLDDLLPSSAMAAAASSSHQSSRLKKILSGLQADGEEGRQIEALTQLCEMLSIGTEDSLSSFPVESFVPVLVNFLSYTDNADIMLLAARALTHLCDVLPTSCATVVHYGAVSSFVDKLLTIEYMDLAEQSLQALKKISQENPTACLRAGALMAVLQFLDFFSTGVQRVALSIAVNMCKKLPADAAEFVTNAVPLLTPLLQYQDAKVVELSSICLTKIVEAFASSPDRLNDELCNHGLIMQALSLISTGSSGGGQAALSTSTYTGLVRLLSTCARSSHLGAKTLLLLGISSILKDILSGSGLVTSMSASPALSRPPDQIFEIVNLANELLPPLPQGTISLPSSSNVFVKGSLTKLPPVVSEERDDLIENEISAREKLLSEQPELLQKFGTDLLPVLIQIYGSSVNGPVRHSCLSVIGKLMYFSSADILRSLLSGTNISSFLAGVLALKDPQVLIPALQISEILMNKLPQTFSKIFVREGVVHAVDALIIAGSPATALPLPTFEKESDSVAGSLSRSGRHRRRGGNLNINGNTAEDSKRSSLAGGSPPNPAQVSTVSSSLRVEVSLSARAFKDKYFPSDPGSIEAGFTDDLLHMKNLCSKLNAGVDNQRTKSKGKSKAIGLCVADICPNKEEDLARVISEILTELCKGDSVSTFEFIGSGVVAALLKYLSCGFSSKEKISDTAISKYRQQALRRYKSFIAVALPSGLQEKNLAPMSILVQKLQNALSSLERFPVVLSHSSRSSSGSGRLSSGLSALVQPIKLRLCREKGEKSLRDYSSNVVLIDPLASLAAVEEFLWPRVKRDESGKKPSASVGRSESRTMSTAAGASSPFNSTTVPMACRMSTRSRKSISIGDSARKEMVQEKNTSLSKGTGKAVLRTAEENGSGPRTRNAARRQAALDKDAQMKAVEVNSSSEDEELETSPLEIDDEMVIEDEDISDDNDEEGQDDVLGDGSIPVGIMHAVHDVKLGGSVDGGPPPSDNQVNPAIGSTSRATKSRVSDSADLRSGNTHGSRGAMSFAAAAMAGLSSSSGRGTTTRERQGRPLASPKLTFTAGGKHLSNKLPIYQAIQRQLVLDEDENDKYNGSESVSSDGSRSWGDIYTITYQKADLPSDKVSVGTISSGSSSRSRKVVSLSSSTDDLCKQQLSHLDSIFQGELPCDLEKSDPTYNILALLRVLEGLNELAPRLRRQAVTDRFSEGKILSLNDLSVTGVLVPGEEFINSKLTPKLARQIQDALALCTGSLPSWCDQLTKACPFLFPFETRRQYFHSTAFGLSRALYRLQQQQGADGHGSMNEREVRLGRLQRQKVRVSRHRILDSAAKVMEMYSSQKAVLEVEYFGEVGTGLGPTLEFYTLLSHDLQKVGLQMWRFNSASDKSMMEIDEKSSKMINDMAPLEHLIQAPLGLFPRPWLASADVSDDSKLSKVVEHFRLLGRVLAKALQDGRLLDLPLSTAFYKLLLGQDLDLHDIISFDAELGKTLLEFEAVVHRKRYLETTGANDQVSDLRFHGTLIEDLCLDFTLPGYPDYILKTGDENVDINNLEEYISLVVDATVGVGIRRQLEALRAGFSQVFDISSLQIFSAKELDYLLCGRRELWEMETLADHIKFDHGYTAKSSPIINLLEIMGEFTPEQQRAFCQFVTGAPRLPPGGLAVLNPKLTIVRKHSSTIGNTASNASGFSESADDDLPSVMTCANYLKLPPYSTKDVMYKKLIYAISEGQGSFDLS, from the exons ATGGAAACTCGTAGTCGGAAGCGGGCAGAGGCTACCTCATCAGCCCCTTCTTCGTCGTCGTCAGGTCTTGTTACTCGTAAACGTGTTCGTTTGTCTACTTCTTCGTCTACTAACGCAAATTCGCCTGTTACTCCTGCATTGTCGAGTCGAGGTTTGAAAATGGCTGAGGCGTCTGGTTCTGGTTCACGTGGTGGTCGCCGTGGTAAGAATCAGGATAAGGATAGTTTGAGTAAAGGTAAAGAGAAAGCCAAAGAGAAAGAGCATCAAGTTAGGATTAGGGAAAGGAATAGAGAGAGTAGAGATGCGGAGAGGGGTTTGGGTTTGAATATGGAATCGACGGGTAATGGAGGAGATGGTGATGAGGATGAGGATGATCATGATAGTGAGAGTGATGCGGGAATGTTACACCATAATTTGACTTCGGCTAGTAGTGCACTTCAAGGTCTTTTGAGAAAATTGGGAGCTGGATTAGATGATTTGCTTCCGTCGTCTGCGATGGCTGCTGCTGCCTCTTCCTCGCATCAGAGTAGTAGGCTAAAGAAAATTCTGTCTGGATTGCAGGCAGATGGGGAGGAGGGAAGGCAAATTGAGGCATTGACTCAACTTTGTGAGATGCTCTCAATTGGGACCGAGGACTCACTTAGTTCGTTTCCAGTAGAGTCGTTTGTTCCGGTGCTTGTGAATTTTCTTAGCTATACGGATAATGCTGACATAATGCTTCTTGCGGCCAGGGCACTTACTCACTTATGCGATGTGCTTCCAACTTCATGTGCTACTGTTGTGCATTATGGTGCAGTGAGTTCTTTTGTGGATAAACTGCTCACAATCGAGTACATGGATTTGGCTGAACAG TCTTTACAAGCCCTCAAGAAGATATCTCAGGAGAACCCAACTGCTTGCTTAAGGGCAGGGGCACTTATGGCAGTGCTCCAGTTTCTTGATTTTTTCTCAACAGGAGTCCAG CGTGTGGCACTTTCCATTGCTGTGAATATGTGCAAGAAACTCCCTGCTGATGCTGCCGAATTTGTAACAAATGCCGTTCCTTTACTGACCCCACTTCTTCAGTATCAAGATGCCAAG GTTGTAGAACTTTCTTCAATATGCTTGACTAAGATTGTGGAGGCATTCGCATCTTCTCCGGATAGGCTGAATGATGAACTATGTAATCATGGGCTCATCATGCAAGCATTATCACTAATCTCCACTGGTAGTTCTGGAGGTGGACAAGCTGCACTTAGCACATCCACTTATACG GGCTTGGTTCGCTTACTTTCAACCTGTGCACGTAGCTCGCATTTAGGAGCCAAAACGTTGTTGCTCCTTGGGATTAGCAGCATTCTGAAAGATATACTATCTGGTTCCGGGCTTGTCACAAGCATGTCTGCTTCCCCTGCACTAAGTAGGCCACCTGACCAG ATTTTTGAGATTGTAAATTTAGCGAATGAACTTCTTCCCCCGCTGCCTCAAGGAACCATATCTCTTCCTTCAAGCTCTAATGTATTTGTGAAAGGATCTCTTACAAAGTTGCCCCCTGTTGTTTCTGAGGAGCGAGATGATTTAATTGAGAATGAGATTTCTGCTCGTGAGAAATTGCTCAGTGAACAGCCCGAGCTCCTCCAGAAATTTGGAACGGATCTTCTTCCTGTATTAATCCAG ATCTACGGATCCAGTGTCAATGGTCCTGTCCGTCACAGTTGCCTTTCTGTTATTGGGAAGCTTATGTACTTCAGCAGCGCAGACATACTCCGGTCTCTATTGAGTGGGACAAACATATCAAG CTTCTTAGCTGGAGTTCTAGCGTTGAAAGATCCGCAGGTGTTGATCCCTGCCCTGCAGATATCTGAGATTTTAATGAATAAACTTCCACAAACATTCTCCAAGATATTTGTGAGGGAAGGTGTGGTGCATGCTGTAGATGCATTAATAATAGCCGGATCTCCTGCAACTGCTCTGCCTCTACCAACATTTGAGAAAGAAAGTGATTCTGTAGCTGGATCGTTATCGAGGTCCGGACGTCACCGAAGACGTGGTGGAAACTTAAATATAAATGGAAACACGGCTGAAGATTCCAAACGTTCAAGTTTAGCTGGTGGTTCACCGCCAAATCCTGCACAGGTGTCAACTGTCAGTTCCAGTCTACGTGTGGAAGTAAGCTTATCTGCCCGGGCTTTTAAAGATAAATATTTCCCTTCGGATCCTGGTTCTATTGAAGCTGGGTTTACAGATGATCTCCTACATATGAAAAATCTCTGCTCAAAGTTAAATGCTGGAGTTGATAATCAAAGAACTAAGTCTAAAGGAAAATCTAAAGCTATAGGGCTATGTGTTGCTGATATTTGTCCTAATAAGGAAGAGGATTTGGCTAGGGTAATATCTGAAATACTAACAGAGTTATGCAAAGGGGACAGTGTTTCAACTTTTGAGTTCATTGGTAGTGGGGTTGTAGCTGCTTTGCTCAAGTACTTATCATGCGGATTCTCCTCAAAGGAGAAGATTTCTGATACTGCTATTTCTAAGTACCGTCAGCAGGCACTGAGACGGTACAAATCATTTATTGCAGTTGCTCTTCCTTCTGGTCTTCAAGAAAAGAATTTGGCTCCTATGAGTATCCTAGTTCAGAAGCTTCAAAATGCTTTGTCCTCATTGGAGCGTTTTCCGGTGGTGCTAAGCCATAGTTCCAGGTCATCTAGTGGAAGTGGACGCCTGTCATCTGGGTTGAGTGCTTTAGTTCAACCAATAAAGTTACGTCTTTGTAGAGAAAAGGGAGAAAAATCTCTCCGTGATTATTCTTCAAATGTTGTTTTAATTGATCCTTTAGCAAGTTTAGCTGCTGTTGAAGAGTTTCTGTGGCCTCGAGTTAAGCGAGATGAGTCTGGAAAGAAGCCTTCAGCATCTGTAGGAAGATCTGAGTCCAGGACCATGTCTACTGCTGCTGGTGCTTCATCACCTTTTAATTCAACTACTGTCCCCATGGCTTGCCGTATGTCAACAAGATCCAGAAAATCTATTAGTATCGGTGACAGTGCAAGGAAGGAAATGGTACAAGAGAAAAATACTAGCTTATCAAAGGGAACGGGAAAGGCTGTTTTGAGGACAGCTGAAGAAAATGGAAGTGGTCCTCGTACAAGAAACGCTGCTCGTAGACAAGCAGCTCTGGATAAAGATGCACAAATGAAAGCCGTGGAAGTAAATTCTAGTTCAGAG GACGAGGAATTGGAGACATCTCCTTTGGAGATTGATGATGAGATGGTGATCGAAGATGAAGATATCTCTGATGACAACGATGAGGAAGGGCAGGATGAT GTACTGGGGGATGGTTCTATCCCTGTTGGCATAATGCATGCAGTGCATGATGTTAAATTGGGTGGTTCAGTTGATGGTGGTCCTCCCCCAAGTGATAACCAGGTGAATCCAGCCATTGGTTCTACCAGCAGAGCGACAAAATCAAGGGTTTCAGACTCTGCAGATCTGAGGAGCGGGAATACTCATGGTTCAAGAGGTGCAATGTCATTTGCTGCTGCTGCGATGGCTGGTCTTTCATCTTCAAGTGGTAGAGGTACCACAACCAGAGAGAGGCAGGGAAGACCTCTAGCATCTCCCAAGCTAACTTTTACTGCAGGCGGGAAGCATTTAAGTAATAAGTTGCCAATTTATCAAGCTATTCAGCGACAACTTGTACTTGATGAGGATGAGAATGATAAATATAATGGTAGTGAGTCTGTTTCCAGTGATGGAAGCAGGTCATGGGGAGATATATATACCATTACGTACCAAAAGGCAGACCTCCCCAGTGATAAGGTTTCAGTTGGTACAATAAGCTCTGGCTCCTCATCTAGATCGAGAAAAGTGGTTTCTCTGTCCAGTTCCACTGATGATTTATGCAAGCAGCAATTATCACATTTGGATAGCATTTTTCAAGGAGAGCTTCCATGCGATCTAGAAAAAAGTGATCCAACTTATAATATATTAGCATTGTTACGCGTATTAGAGGGGTTGAATGAGCTAGCTCCACGTTTACGTAGACAGGCAGTTACAGACAGATTTTCTGAAGGAAAGATATTGAGCCTAAATGATCTTAGTGTGACTGGTGTCTTGGTCCCCGGTGAAGAATTCATCAATAGTAAACTTACTCCGAAATTAGCTCGACAGATTCAGGATGCACTTGCACTTTGTACCGGAAGTCTTCCATCATGGTGTGACCAGTTGACAAAAGCATGTCCGTTCTTGTTTCCATTTGAGACACGGCGTCAGTACTTCCATTCAACGGCTTTTGGTTTGTCTCGTGCTCTCTATCGTCTTCAGCAGCAGCAGGGTGCAGATGGTCATGGATCAATGAATGAGAGAGAGGTGAGATTAGGGAGATTGCAGCGCCAGAAAGTTCGCGTGTCCCGACATCGGATCCTTGACTCTGCTGCAAAAGTTATGGAGATGTATTCGAGCCAGAAAGCTGTTCTAGAAGTAGAATATTTTGGCGAGGTTGGCACTGGATTGGGGCCAACCTTGGAGTTCTACACTCTTTTAAGTCATGATCTACAGAAGGTTGGACTTCAAATGTGGAGGTTTAATTCTGCATCGGATAAGTCCATGATGGAAATTGATGAGAAAAGCAGTAAGATGATTAACGATATGGCTCCTCTTGAACATCTAATTCAGGCACCTCTTGGGCTGTTTCCGCGTCCTTGGTTGGCAAGTGCAGATGTGTCTGATGACAGCAAATTAAGCAAAGTAGTTGAACACTTTAGATTGCTTGGCCGTGTTTTGGCGAAGGCTCTTCAAGATGGAAGGCTTTTAGATCTTCCATTATCTACTGCATTTTATAAGCTTTTGCTTGGTCAA GACCTCGATTTGCATGATATCATTTCTTTTGATGCTGAATTGGGAAAGACATTGCTTGAATTTGAAGCTGTTGTTCACCGGAAACGGTATCTGGAAACAACGGGTGCCAATGATCAAGTTTCTGACCTACGTTTCCATGGGACTCTAATAGAAGATCTCTGCTTAGATTTCACGCTACCTGGCTATCCAGATTACATTTTGAAGACTGGCGACGAGAAT GTGGATATAAACAATTTGGAAGAATATATTTCTCTTGTAGTTGATGCCACAGTTGGGGTTGGAATTAGGAGACAGTTGGAAGCACTAAGAGCTGGGTTTAGTCAG GTGTTTGACATTTCATCGTTGCAAATATTTTCTGCAAAGGAGTTGGACTATTTGCTTTGTGGTCGGAGAGAATTATGGGAG ATGGAGACCTTGGCAGATCACATAAAGTTTGACCATGGTTATACTGCAAAAAGTTCTCCAATTATCAAT TTACTTGAGATTATGGGGGAATTCACCCCAGAGCAGCAGCGAGCTTTCTGTCAGTTTGTGACTGGTGCACCCCGACTTCCTCCAGGTGGTTTGGCAGTTCTGAATCCGAAGCTAACTATTGTGAGAAAG CATTCATCAACCATTGGTAACACTGCATCTAATGCGTCCGGGTTTTCAGAATCTGCTGATGATGACTTGCCAAGCGTAATGACTTGTGCTAATTACCTGAAGCTTCCTCCTTATTCTACCAAG GATGTCATGTACAAGAAGCTTATCTATGCAATAAGTGAGGGGCAGGGTTCTTTTGATTTGTCTTAG